The genomic DNA CTCATAAACTGTTCCTCGGAGGAAATCCTGGCATTTAGCCCTTTTAAACACGTTATCATCACTCCAGTTTGGAATGCTTAGGGAAGCAACAAGATACTTGGCCCTTGCGGGGAGGGGAGTGCTCTTCCTGGGAACTCCAAATACCCAGGCACTCAGGAACACCAAGCCAAGAGTATAGGCTAAGGTGGATATTGTGAATATTAGATCCCCCTCCTCTAAACCGTCTGGAAGCCATGCGGTGAGGGTCATAGCGAACAAGACAAAGAGGGATATGCCATAGAGTGTTAGCACATCTCCAACTAAGAACTTTGGTATGAACAACCTCAAGAACGTGAGAAGGCTGTCAGATCCTTCCCCCCGAATCTTCCATCCCGCATACCTTGCGAGGGCTATAGATACGAGAAGGAATATAACGGCCCCAAATTCAAAGACTTGCCTATTCCAAGCTAGGAGAAATGCTACAGAGAAGGAAGCCAAGATGCCAATGGCCCTCCTCTCCGAGCTTTTAAGCTTCACGCTAGATCATCACAACGGGAAACATATAACCCTTTCCACCCTATATCTATATTAGGTGATAACATGGACATGAGGGCACCAGTAAAAGTGTACATGACCAAAAAGCTTCTCGGCGTTAAGCCAGATACAACGGTTCAAGATGCATCAAAGATGATGATGGAGTTTGAAGTTGGCTCTTTAGTTGTCATAGACGATAACGGAAACGTCATAGGATTCTTCACGAAGAGCGACGTGCTAAGGAGGGTTATAGTTCCTGGGCTACCATATACCACCCCTGTAAAGGAGATAATGACCAAAGAGCTGATCACGGTCGATGCAAACACTCCACTGGGAGAAGTTCTAAGGAAAATGGCGGAACACAGGATAAAGCACATCCTTATAGAAGAGGAGGGCAAGATAGTAGGAATATTCACCCTGAGCGATCTTTTAGAGGCAAGCAGAAGAAGGCTAGAAACGGCCATCTCGACGGAGTGATGGGAAATGCTCATAGCCCACATAAGTGATACCCACATAACGAATGAAGTCGCGTTCAAATCCTACGCCTTCGACTTGATAGTGAACGAGATAAACACGAGACCCTTCGACCTAGTGATTCACACTGGCGATGTAACTAACAACGGGCTGAGGGAGGAGTACGAGCATGCAAGCTACCTAATAAGGAAGATAGAGAAGCCCCTAATAGTCGTCCCAGGAAACCACGATGCTAGGAACGTTGGTTATGAGCTCTTTGAACGGTACATCGGCCCCTTGTCCGGCGTTTACGAGTTTAAAGATGGAGTTGTGATATGGGTAGATTCAACTATTCCCGACTTAAGCGACGGGAGGATAGGAGGGTACAAGTACAGGTGGCTCAAGGCAAAGCTTGAGGAGTACAGCCACAAGAAGATAAAGATAGTTGCCGCCCACCACCACCTCGTTCCCCTCCCGGACACTGGAAGGGAGAGGAACGTTCTTTTCAACGCAGGGGATGTTCTTGATCTGCTCTTAAGCCATGAAGTAACCCTGTACATGTGCGGTCACAAGCACGTTCCCAACGTGTATCGAGTTGAGGATCTTGTGGTGGATAATGCGGGATGCACATCGTGCAGGAAGACGAGGAAAGGAGATGTAAACAGCTACAACATAGTGAAGATAACCAAGGACGGCGTTAAGGTTACGGTAAGGAGAGTCACTGGAGAAGAGCGGAAAAAAGAGCATAGACCAATAAAACCCAAGATATTCATTCCAAAGGGAAAGAGACTCTTGAGAATAGTCCAAGTTGCCGAAAGCAACGTCTCAGACAGGAGGTACTTTAGAAGGAAAGTCCTTGAAAACGCCATCAAGGCGGTAAATGAAAGATACAAACCAGACATAGTAATTCACTGCGGTGACGTTGTTGAGAAGGGAATTGAGAGGTTCTACGAGATGGCAATGAAGTTCTATGAGAAAATTAAGGCTGAGAAGCTTATAGTCCCCGGCCACAATGACATAACCTATCTAGGCTACGACCTCTTTAGGGAGTACTTTGGGGAACCGGAGGTAATTGAGAGGGGCGACTTTGTATTCATCCCAATGCTCTCGGCCCAGTACGAGACCCAAATAGGAGTCGTTGGAAGAATGGGCCAGAAAATCCTCAAAGGCCTGTTGGAGGACTTCAAGGAGAAGTTCAGGGTTGTAGTTATGCACCACAACCTAGTCCCAGTTCCAAGGGCAAGGGAACTCGGCTACCTTGAAGATGCAGGAAACGTGCTCAAGATAATAACAGACCAAGAGACAGAGTTAACACTAACGGGACATGGAGGCAATGCCCACGCTGTTAAAGTCGAAAAGACCCCAATAATAAACGCCGGAAGCATAAGCTGGGAGCTCCACAGGGATCCTTTTGGGAACAGCTTTAACTTAATCGACGTGTACGAGGACATGATCATAGCCTTCGAAGTGCAGGCAACATGGGGAAGCAGAAAACTCCTGGGGATGTGGAAGATTAAAGGCGAGGTTCCCTGGCTATAGAACGAGCCTTATCTTTATGCCCTTCTCTTCCTCAATTCCCCTAAGAAGAGAAACGACTTTCTCATGCCTCATGCTAAAAGATCTAATTTTCCTAATAGCAATTTCAATAGCCCTCTTATCCTCCTCAGAGCTTTTATCGAGGAAGTACCTAAGAACGGCAACTAGGGCATCTTTCAGTTCTCTACCCTCAACTGGAATGAACCTCCAACCTCCATCGAATATGTAAACGCCGAGTATCCTGTCGGAGGGCTTAACATCTTCAAAGCTGACTATACGCCCCCTTAAAGGCAAGGTGATTATATACTCGGAAAGCATTGCTTCGGAAAGCCCAAACTTTAATAATTCTTTAACGG from Pyrococcus kukulkanii includes the following:
- a CDS encoding CBS domain-containing protein, which codes for MDMRAPVKVYMTKKLLGVKPDTTVQDASKMMMEFEVGSLVVIDDNGNVIGFFTKSDVLRRVIVPGLPYTTPVKEIMTKELITVDANTPLGEVLRKMAEHRIKHILIEEEGKIVGIFTLSDLLEASRRRLETAISTE
- a CDS encoding metallophosphoesterase family protein is translated as MLIAHISDTHITNEVAFKSYAFDLIVNEINTRPFDLVIHTGDVTNNGLREEYEHASYLIRKIEKPLIVVPGNHDARNVGYELFERYIGPLSGVYEFKDGVVIWVDSTIPDLSDGRIGGYKYRWLKAKLEEYSHKKIKIVAAHHHLVPLPDTGRERNVLFNAGDVLDLLLSHEVTLYMCGHKHVPNVYRVEDLVVDNAGCTSCRKTRKGDVNSYNIVKITKDGVKVTVRRVTGEERKKEHRPIKPKIFIPKGKRLLRIVQVAESNVSDRRYFRRKVLENAIKAVNERYKPDIVIHCGDVVEKGIERFYEMAMKFYEKIKAEKLIVPGHNDITYLGYDLFREYFGEPEVIERGDFVFIPMLSAQYETQIGVVGRMGQKILKGLLEDFKEKFRVVVMHHNLVPVPRARELGYLEDAGNVLKIITDQETELTLTGHGGNAHAVKVEKTPIINAGSISWELHRDPFGNSFNLIDVYEDMIIAFEVQATWGSRKLLGMWKIKGEVPWL